The sequence AGGATCGCCGAGGTCTGGAACCACGCCATCACCGATTACCACTGCAACTACAGTAATTATCTCGTGCAGCGCGAGGAGCGGGTTTCCGCCCTCCGCGAGGCCAAGAAGCGCCAGGACGAGGAGGTGGAGAAGATGGAAGACTTCATCTCCCGCTTCCGCTACAAGGCGGACAAGGCCGCCATGGTGCAGTCGCGCATCAAGCAGCTCGAGAAGATCGAGCGCATCGTCCTCCCCCCCGAGCGCAGGAAGATCCACTTCCGCTTCCCGACCCCTCCAAAGAGCGGCAAGACCGTCATCGAACTGACCGGCGTAACCAAGGCCTACGGCAGCAACGTGGTGCTCGAAAACGTGGATCTCACCGTGGAAAGCGGAGAGCGGGTCGCGCTGGTAGGCCACAACGGCGCCGGCAAATCGACCCTGATGCGGGTGCTGGCAAACGCCGACGTCACCTCCGGGGCGGTGAAGGACGGCCACAACGTGATCAAGGATTACTTCGCACAGGACCAGGCCCAGGAGCTCGACGCATCGCGCACGGTCTACGACGAGATCCTCGCCGAATCCCCATACGACATGGTGCCGCAACTGCGCGACATCCTCGGGGCCTTCCTCTTCTCCGGCGACGACATCCATAAGAAAGTAGGGGTGCTCTCCGGCGGCGAAAGAAACCGCCTCGCCCTCGCAAAGCTTCTTTTGCGCCCCGCCAACCTGCTCCTCATGGACGAGCCGACCAACCACCTGGACCTCTTCAGCAAGGACGTACTCCTCGAGGCCCTCAAACACTTCGGCGGCACCGTCGTCTTCGTCTCCCATGACCGCCACTTCATCGACGGTCTCGCCACCCGCGTCGTCGAGGTCGGTGGTGGCAAGCTCGAGAACTTCTACGGCGACTACGAGTACTACCTGGAAAAGACCGCCGGCACCGCAGCCGCGGCTCCCGGCCAGGACGGCCTCGGGCGCCTCACCCCGGTCAAGGGAGAGGAAAAGACCGCGGCCGCCGAGGAGTCCTCCGACCCGCGCCTGTCGCGCCAGCAGCAGCGCGAACTGGACAAGCAGCGCCAGAAAGAGGAGCGGGCACGGGAGCGAAAACTTTCGGAAATCGAGGAGAAGATCGGCGTGAAGGAAGGTGAGCTCGCAAAACTCGAGGAGAAGATGGCACAGCCCGATTTCTTCAACGACCACGAGGCGGCCAGAACGGCGGGTGAGCGGCACGCGTCGCTCACCGCGGAAATCGCAGCCCTGTACGAAGCGTGGGAGGCGATCTAAACGGCGGTTCCAGTTGACAGGGGGAGCTTCTCCAGTACTCTTTTACAGTTCGCGCCCCCCAACCAAGTATCTGGAAATACTGCCATGACAGAAAACATCACCATAAACATGCCGGAGATCGTCCCGCTGTATCCGCTGCGGGAGATCATTGCCTTCCCTTACATGGTCTTCACCATCTTCCTGAAGCAGGAAGATATGCCCCCTTTCGAGGAGGCGGTGCTCTTCAACAACCTCGTCGCACTGGTGAAGCTGAGACAGGAACCGGAAGGCGAACTACTTCCCGCCCTGCACGAGATCGGCACCCTTTGCAAGGTGGTGCAGCTCAACAAGCTCGCCGGAGGCGGCGCCAAGGTTGTCCTCGAAGGGGTGATCCGGGTCCGGCTGCTCGCCATCGTGCAGCAGACCCCGGTGGCGCTCTCCCGACTGGAGCCGGTGCGCGAGTTCGCCGAGAAGTCGATGGTCTCCGAGGCGCTGGTGGGAAGCCTGAACGCGCTTTTGAAGATCGCCCTCTCCTACGGCCGTCCCCTTCCCGATGATGTCATGAAGATGATCGACTTCATCGACAACCCCGCGCGTCTCTCCGACCTCGTGGCGCTCTACCTGAACCTCCCCATTGACGAGCTGCAGAAACTGCTGGAGACCCTCGATCCCTTGGAGCGGCTCAAGAAGGTCTACATGCACCTGACGACGGAGGTGCAGCGGCTGCAGATCAAGGGAGAGGTCCAGGCCGAGGTCACCAAGAAGGTCGGCAAGAGCCAGAAGGAATTCCTGCTGCGCGAGCAGATGAAGCAGATCCAGGAGGAGCTCGGCGAGGAAGATTCCCGCATGGGCGAGACCAACGAGCTCCGAAGCAAGATCGAAAGCGCGAAGATGCCCGACGACGTCCGCAAGATCGCGGAAAAGGAGATGAGGCGGCTCGAGCGCATCAACCCCGCCTCCCCCGAGTACACCGTCTCGCGCACCTACCTCGAATACCTGACCACGATCCCGTGGCAGACGAGCACCCCGGACAACAAGGACATCAACCAGGCCGAGGTGATCCTCAACGAGGACCACTACGACCTTAAGAAGGTGAAGGAAAGGATCCTCGAGTACCTGGCGGTCCGGACCCTGAAGGACAAGATGAAGGGCCCGATCCTCTGCTTCGTCGGCCCCCCGGGGGTCGGCAAGACGAGCCTCGGCAAGTCGATCGCCCGGACGCTCGGCCGCAAATTCATCAGGATCTCCCTGGGGGGGATGCGCGACGAGGCGGAGATCCGCGGCCACCGGCGCACCTACATAGGCGCCCTTCCCGGCCGGATCATCCAGGAGATCAACCGCGCCGGCTCCAACAACCCGGTCTTCATGCTGGACGAGGTGGACAAGATCGGCGCCGACTTCCGCGGTGACCCGGCGAGCGCCCTTTTGGAGGTGCTCGACCCGGAGCAGAACTTCTCTTTCACCGACCACTACCTCGACGTTCCGTTCGACCTGACCAACGTGATGTTCATCACCACGGCGAACCAGCTCGACCCGATCCCGGCGCCCCTGAAGGACCGCATGGA is a genomic window of Geomonas ferrireducens containing:
- the lon gene encoding endopeptidase La, producing the protein MTENITINMPEIVPLYPLREIIAFPYMVFTIFLKQEDMPPFEEAVLFNNLVALVKLRQEPEGELLPALHEIGTLCKVVQLNKLAGGGAKVVLEGVIRVRLLAIVQQTPVALSRLEPVREFAEKSMVSEALVGSLNALLKIALSYGRPLPDDVMKMIDFIDNPARLSDLVALYLNLPIDELQKLLETLDPLERLKKVYMHLTTEVQRLQIKGEVQAEVTKKVGKSQKEFLLREQMKQIQEELGEEDSRMGETNELRSKIESAKMPDDVRKIAEKEMRRLERINPASPEYTVSRTYLEYLTTIPWQTSTPDNKDINQAEVILNEDHYDLKKVKERILEYLAVRTLKDKMKGPILCFVGPPGVGKTSLGKSIARTLGRKFIRISLGGMRDEAEIRGHRRTYIGALPGRIIQEINRAGSNNPVFMLDEVDKIGADFRGDPASALLEVLDPEQNFSFTDHYLDVPFDLTNVMFITTANQLDPIPAPLKDRMEVITLSGYTDEEKLNIAKKYLIAREVEENGLSNMVPKFTDEAVYRITHDYTREAGVRNLQRSIASVCRKIAKEVAQEKPLRTLVDPETVAELLGPPRFFDEVASEKDRIGVATGLAWTESGGDIIFVEATKMKGKEDLILTGSLGEVMKESARAALSFVKANCSELGIEKKAFDDTTLHIHVPAGSIPKDGPSAGITMATTIVSLFSGRPAKRDVAMTGEMSLTGRVLAIGGLKEKVLAARRAGVKKVLAPAKNKKDLEDIPENVREELEFIFVDDIREVLSQALK
- a CDS encoding ABC-F family ATP-binding cassette domain-containing protein; amino-acid sequence: MLHLKKLSKDFAGKPLFVDISWHLKKGERVGLVGENGAGKSTLMRIIAGEVESTSGDIQITRGGTVGYLPQDGIVAKGQPLFAEVMTALSELQEIEREIAQLTARLEHEPHDAPGHDQLLDRFGHLQEEFRLKGGYAMESEVGNVLTGLGFSSADWEKECGEFSGGWQMRIALAKLLLKKPNVLLLDEPTNHLDIEARNWLEGYLQNYPYSVMLVSHDRFFLDQVCSRIAEVWNHAITDYHCNYSNYLVQREERVSALREAKKRQDEEVEKMEDFISRFRYKADKAAMVQSRIKQLEKIERIVLPPERRKIHFRFPTPPKSGKTVIELTGVTKAYGSNVVLENVDLTVESGERVALVGHNGAGKSTLMRVLANADVTSGAVKDGHNVIKDYFAQDQAQELDASRTVYDEILAESPYDMVPQLRDILGAFLFSGDDIHKKVGVLSGGERNRLALAKLLLRPANLLLMDEPTNHLDLFSKDVLLEALKHFGGTVVFVSHDRHFIDGLATRVVEVGGGKLENFYGDYEYYLEKTAGTAAAAPGQDGLGRLTPVKGEEKTAAAEESSDPRLSRQQQRELDKQRQKEERARERKLSEIEEKIGVKEGELAKLEEKMAQPDFFNDHEAARTAGERHASLTAEIAALYEAWEAI